One window from the genome of Sesamum indicum cultivar Zhongzhi No. 13 linkage group LG15, S_indicum_v1.0, whole genome shotgun sequence encodes:
- the LOC105177610 gene encoding nicotinate phosphoribosyltransferase 2 isoform X2, with product MAAAVVEANGLKKQEKGAGGIDGPTNPMVTPLLTDLYQFTMAYAYWKAGKHSERAVFDLYFRRNPFGGEYTVFAGLEECIRLIANFKFTEDEIAFIQASLPSSCEIGFYNYLRGLDCSDVEIHAISEGFVVFPKIPLMRVEGPVAVVQLLETPLVNLINYASLVATNAARHRFVAGKSKLLLEFGLRRAQGPDGGIGASKYCYMGGFDATSNVAAGKLFGIPLRGTHSHAFVSSFMSPDEITEKSLKSADGPNVCEDFVGLVQAWLSKLKWSKLLGGIFGETNQSELAAFASYALAFPKNFLALVDTYDVMRSSIPNFCAVALALNDLGYKALGIRLDSGDLAYQSCEARKFFQAIEKEFGVPDFGRTSITASNDLNEETLDALNKQGHEVDAFGIGTHLVTCYAQPALGVVFKLVEINNQPRIKLSEDVSKVSIPCKKRCYRLYGKEGYPLVDIMTGESEPSPKVGERILCRHPFNESKRAYVVPQRVEELMKCYWPGRSGKDREELPPINLIRERCIKQLEQMRPDHMRRLNPTPYKVSVSAKLYDFIHFLWLNEAPVGELQ from the exons atGGCGGCGGCGGTTGTGGAGGCGAACGGGCTTAAGAAGCAGGAGAAGGGCGCCGGCGGCATTGACGGACCTACCAATCCTATGGTGACGCCTCTCTTGACGGATCTTTATCAGTTCACCATGGCGTATGCTTACTGGAAAGCCGGCAAGCACAGTGAACGCGCAGT GTTTGACTTGTATTTTAGGAGGAACCCATTTGGTGGGGAGTACACAGTTTTTGCTGGTCTAGAAGAGTGTATAAGGTTAATTGCTAACTTTAAATTCACAGAGGATGAGATTGCTTTTATTCAAGCCTCCTTACCCTCATCATGCGAG ATTGGCTTCTACAACTACCTTCGTGGATTAGATTGTTCTGATGTGGAGATACATGCCATTTCTGAAGGATTTGTTGTATTTCCAAAGATACCATTGATGAGGGTTGAAGGACCAGTAGCT GTGGTCCAATTGCTTGAAACGCCTCTTgttaatcttataaattatgcATCATTGGTTGCTACAAATGCTGCAAGGCATCGATTTGTTGCTGGGAAGTCCAAACTTCTTCTTGAATTTGGGCTGCGGAGGGCACAG GGACCTGATGGGGGCATAGGAGCATCAAAGTATTGCTATATGGGTGGATTTGATGCGACAAG CAATGTTGCTGCCGGAAAATTATTTGGAATACCACTCCGCGGAACACATTCCCATGCCTTTGTCAGCTCGTTTATG agCCCTGATGAGATTACTGAGAAGTCACTCAAGAGTGCTGATGGGCCAAATGTTTGTGAGGATTTTGTTGGTTTGGTGCAGGCATGGTTAAGCAAATTAAAG TGGTCGAAGTTGTTAGGTGGAATTTTTGGCGAAACGAATCAAAGTGAATTAGCTGCCTTCGCCTCATACGCCCTTGCATTTCCAAAAAACTTTTTAGCTCTGGTTGACACATATGAT GTTATGAGAAGCAGCATTCCTAATTTTTGTGCAGTTGCTCTAGCTTTAAATGATTTAGG GTATAAAGCATTAGGTATTAGACTGGACTCTGGTGACCTTGCTTACCAGTCATGTGAGGCTCGAAAATTCTTTCAGGCAATTGAAAAGGAATTCGGAGTGCCAGATTTTGGAAGGACAAGTATTACTGCAAGTAATGACCTGAATGAAGAAACTTTAGATGCTTTAAACAAACAG GGTCACGAAGTTGATGCATTTGGAATTGGAACACATTTGGTCACATGCTATGCTCAACCCGCCCTAGGCGTTGTCTTCAAATTGGTTGAAATAAATAACCAGCCACGCATCAAGCTTTCGGAAGATGTTTCAAAG GTCTCAATTCCATGCAAAAAAAGATGTTACAGGTTATATGGGAAGGAAGGTTATCCTCTTGTGGACATTATGACAGGGGAAAGTGAACCATCGCCAAAG GTAGGTGAGCGTATATTGTGTCGCCATCCTTTTAATGAATCCAAGAGAGCATATGTGGTGCCACAGCGTGTAGAAGAGCTTATGAAGTGTTATTGGCCTGGTAGATCAG GAAAAGATAGAGAAGAGTTACCACCTATTAATCTGATTAGAGAACGATGCATTAAACAATTGGAGCAGATGCGACCTGACCACATGAGAAGGTTGAACCCAACACCATATAAG GTGAGTGTAAGTGCAAAATTATACGACTTCATACATTTCCTGTGGCTCAATGAAGCACCTGTGGGAGAGTTGCAGTGA
- the LOC105177610 gene encoding nicotinate phosphoribosyltransferase 2 isoform X3: protein MAAAVVEANGLKKQEKGAGGIDGPTNPMVTPLLTDLYQFTMAYAYWKAGKHSERAVIINLSPSRACVFLEVVAFNGAEIHVSSERFDLYFRRNPFGGEYTVFAGLEECIRLIANFKFTEDEIAFIQASLPSSCEIGFYNYLRGLDCSDVEIHAISEGFVVFPKIPLMRVEGPVAVVQLLETPLVNLINYASLVATNAARHRFVAGKSKLLLEFGLRRAQGPDGGIGASKYCYMGGFDATSNVAAGKLFGIPLRGTHSHAFVSSFMSPDEITEKSLKSADGPNVCEDFVGLVQAWLSKLKVMRSSIPNFCAVALALNDLGYKALGIRLDSGDLAYQSCEARKFFQAIEKEFGVPDFGRTSITASNDLNEETLDALNKQGHEVDAFGIGTHLVTCYAQPALGVVFKLVEINNQPRIKLSEDVSKVSIPCKKRCYRLYGKEGYPLVDIMTGESEPSPKVGERILCRHPFNESKRAYVVPQRVEELMKCYWPGRSGKDREELPPINLIRERCIKQLEQMRPDHMRRLNPTPYKVSVSAKLYDFIHFLWLNEAPVGELQ from the exons atGGCGGCGGCGGTTGTGGAGGCGAACGGGCTTAAGAAGCAGGAGAAGGGCGCCGGCGGCATTGACGGACCTACCAATCCTATGGTGACGCCTCTCTTGACGGATCTTTATCAGTTCACCATGGCGTATGCTTACTGGAAAGCCGGCAAGCACAGTGAACGCGCAGT GATTATTAACTTGAGTCCTAGTCGTGCATGTGTGTTTCTCGAGGTTGTTGCATTTAATGGTGCTGAAATTCATGTTTCTTCTGAGAG GTTTGACTTGTATTTTAGGAGGAACCCATTTGGTGGGGAGTACACAGTTTTTGCTGGTCTAGAAGAGTGTATAAGGTTAATTGCTAACTTTAAATTCACAGAGGATGAGATTGCTTTTATTCAAGCCTCCTTACCCTCATCATGCGAG ATTGGCTTCTACAACTACCTTCGTGGATTAGATTGTTCTGATGTGGAGATACATGCCATTTCTGAAGGATTTGTTGTATTTCCAAAGATACCATTGATGAGGGTTGAAGGACCAGTAGCT GTGGTCCAATTGCTTGAAACGCCTCTTgttaatcttataaattatgcATCATTGGTTGCTACAAATGCTGCAAGGCATCGATTTGTTGCTGGGAAGTCCAAACTTCTTCTTGAATTTGGGCTGCGGAGGGCACAG GGACCTGATGGGGGCATAGGAGCATCAAAGTATTGCTATATGGGTGGATTTGATGCGACAAG CAATGTTGCTGCCGGAAAATTATTTGGAATACCACTCCGCGGAACACATTCCCATGCCTTTGTCAGCTCGTTTATG agCCCTGATGAGATTACTGAGAAGTCACTCAAGAGTGCTGATGGGCCAAATGTTTGTGAGGATTTTGTTGGTTTGGTGCAGGCATGGTTAAGCAAATTAAA GGTTATGAGAAGCAGCATTCCTAATTTTTGTGCAGTTGCTCTAGCTTTAAATGATTTAGG GTATAAAGCATTAGGTATTAGACTGGACTCTGGTGACCTTGCTTACCAGTCATGTGAGGCTCGAAAATTCTTTCAGGCAATTGAAAAGGAATTCGGAGTGCCAGATTTTGGAAGGACAAGTATTACTGCAAGTAATGACCTGAATGAAGAAACTTTAGATGCTTTAAACAAACAG GGTCACGAAGTTGATGCATTTGGAATTGGAACACATTTGGTCACATGCTATGCTCAACCCGCCCTAGGCGTTGTCTTCAAATTGGTTGAAATAAATAACCAGCCACGCATCAAGCTTTCGGAAGATGTTTCAAAG GTCTCAATTCCATGCAAAAAAAGATGTTACAGGTTATATGGGAAGGAAGGTTATCCTCTTGTGGACATTATGACAGGGGAAAGTGAACCATCGCCAAAG GTAGGTGAGCGTATATTGTGTCGCCATCCTTTTAATGAATCCAAGAGAGCATATGTGGTGCCACAGCGTGTAGAAGAGCTTATGAAGTGTTATTGGCCTGGTAGATCAG GAAAAGATAGAGAAGAGTTACCACCTATTAATCTGATTAGAGAACGATGCATTAAACAATTGGAGCAGATGCGACCTGACCACATGAGAAGGTTGAACCCAACACCATATAAG GTGAGTGTAAGTGCAAAATTATACGACTTCATACATTTCCTGTGGCTCAATGAAGCACCTGTGGGAGAGTTGCAGTGA
- the LOC105177608 gene encoding transcription factor SPATULA, whose protein sequence is MANLYNSTAKNCSSYSSPQEPDEISVFLQQILLRSTSMRQQSLPTPTDHLQAENQEPALVPGQSRRQISVLDASSGLNSSSGCSFTGRVVANVSSSSVGNLDNEPDEYDYESEEAVEALVEETAPKPTPPRSSSKRSRAAEVHNLSEKRRRSRINEKMKALQNLIPNSNKTDKASMLDEAIEYLKQLQLQVQMLTMRNGLSLYPVCLPGMLQSNEISQLRMGIDADKFLNINMAKTNSLDQNISADALLGLQENCVRQAPVAEFSSMISRKTSFEAESSPQDQFKTFQLSHSSKENELPCQPLNGNCPQTRSTGAKATSSISLETQTSSLKENTLEACLAGGNYLLPNFVSNPIFSSPMNM, encoded by the exons ATGGCCAACCTTTATAATTCCACCGCCAAAAACTGTTCTTCGTATTCTTCGCCTCAAGAACCCGACGAGATTTCGGTTTTCCTGCAGCAAATTCTCCTCCGGTCTACTTCCATGCGCCAGCAGTCGTTGCCCACACCAACTGATCATCTTCAGGCAGAGAATCAAGAGCCCGCATTGGTTCCGGGTCAGAGTCGGCGTCAGATCTCCGTGCTCGATGCGTCGTCAGGGTTGAACTCGTCTTCCGGTTGTAGTTTCACGGGAAGAGTCGTGGCGAATGTGTCGTCTTCCTCTGTCGGGAATTTGGATAATGAGCCGGATGAGTATGACTATGAAAGTGAG GAGGCTGTTGAGGCGTTGGTGGAAGAGACAGCGCCGAAGCCAACGCCGCCGAGGAGTTCTTCCAAGAGGAGCAGAGCCGCTGAAGTGCATAATCTGTCTGAAAAG aggaggaggagcaggATTAATGAGAAAATGAAGGCACTGCAAAATCTAATCCCGAATTCGAACAAg ACGGATAAGGCATCGATGCTCGACGAAGCTATTGAGTACCTGAAGCAGCTCCAGCTCCAAGTACAG ATGTTGACAATGAGAAATGGATTAAGCCTTTATCCTGTTTGCCTGCCGGGGATGCTGCAGTCTAACGAAATTTCTCAGttgagaatgggcatcgacgcagataaattcttgaatatcAACATGGCTAAAACCAATTCCTTGGATCAGAACATCTCGGCAGATGCACTACTCGGGCTACAAGAAAATTGTGTTAGGCAGGCACCGGTGGCTGAGTTCTCAAGTATGATCAGCAGAAAAACTTCGTTTGAAGCGGAATCATCTCCGCAGGATCAATTTAAGACATTTCAGCTCTCCCATTCTTCTAAG GAGAATGAGCTGCCTTGCCAACCATTGAATGGTAACTGTCCTCAAACTCGTTCGACAG GAGCCAAAGCAACATCTTCAATCTCCTTAGAAACACAAACATCCAGCTTGAAAGAGAATACTCTAGAAGCCTGCCTAGCCGGAGGAAACTATCTACTGCCAAATTTTGTCAGTAACCCAATTTTCTCATCACCGATGAACATGTGA
- the LOC105177610 gene encoding nicotinate phosphoribosyltransferase 2 isoform X1 gives MAAAVVEANGLKKQEKGAGGIDGPTNPMVTPLLTDLYQFTMAYAYWKAGKHSERAVIINLSPSRACVFLEVVAFNGAEIHVSSERFDLYFRRNPFGGEYTVFAGLEECIRLIANFKFTEDEIAFIQASLPSSCEIGFYNYLRGLDCSDVEIHAISEGFVVFPKIPLMRVEGPVAVVQLLETPLVNLINYASLVATNAARHRFVAGKSKLLLEFGLRRAQGPDGGIGASKYCYMGGFDATSNVAAGKLFGIPLRGTHSHAFVSSFMSPDEITEKSLKSADGPNVCEDFVGLVQAWLSKLKWSKLLGGIFGETNQSELAAFASYALAFPKNFLALVDTYDVMRSSIPNFCAVALALNDLGYKALGIRLDSGDLAYQSCEARKFFQAIEKEFGVPDFGRTSITASNDLNEETLDALNKQGHEVDAFGIGTHLVTCYAQPALGVVFKLVEINNQPRIKLSEDVSKVSIPCKKRCYRLYGKEGYPLVDIMTGESEPSPKVGERILCRHPFNESKRAYVVPQRVEELMKCYWPGRSGKDREELPPINLIRERCIKQLEQMRPDHMRRLNPTPYKVSVSAKLYDFIHFLWLNEAPVGELQ, from the exons atGGCGGCGGCGGTTGTGGAGGCGAACGGGCTTAAGAAGCAGGAGAAGGGCGCCGGCGGCATTGACGGACCTACCAATCCTATGGTGACGCCTCTCTTGACGGATCTTTATCAGTTCACCATGGCGTATGCTTACTGGAAAGCCGGCAAGCACAGTGAACGCGCAGT GATTATTAACTTGAGTCCTAGTCGTGCATGTGTGTTTCTCGAGGTTGTTGCATTTAATGGTGCTGAAATTCATGTTTCTTCTGAGAG GTTTGACTTGTATTTTAGGAGGAACCCATTTGGTGGGGAGTACACAGTTTTTGCTGGTCTAGAAGAGTGTATAAGGTTAATTGCTAACTTTAAATTCACAGAGGATGAGATTGCTTTTATTCAAGCCTCCTTACCCTCATCATGCGAG ATTGGCTTCTACAACTACCTTCGTGGATTAGATTGTTCTGATGTGGAGATACATGCCATTTCTGAAGGATTTGTTGTATTTCCAAAGATACCATTGATGAGGGTTGAAGGACCAGTAGCT GTGGTCCAATTGCTTGAAACGCCTCTTgttaatcttataaattatgcATCATTGGTTGCTACAAATGCTGCAAGGCATCGATTTGTTGCTGGGAAGTCCAAACTTCTTCTTGAATTTGGGCTGCGGAGGGCACAG GGACCTGATGGGGGCATAGGAGCATCAAAGTATTGCTATATGGGTGGATTTGATGCGACAAG CAATGTTGCTGCCGGAAAATTATTTGGAATACCACTCCGCGGAACACATTCCCATGCCTTTGTCAGCTCGTTTATG agCCCTGATGAGATTACTGAGAAGTCACTCAAGAGTGCTGATGGGCCAAATGTTTGTGAGGATTTTGTTGGTTTGGTGCAGGCATGGTTAAGCAAATTAAAG TGGTCGAAGTTGTTAGGTGGAATTTTTGGCGAAACGAATCAAAGTGAATTAGCTGCCTTCGCCTCATACGCCCTTGCATTTCCAAAAAACTTTTTAGCTCTGGTTGACACATATGAT GTTATGAGAAGCAGCATTCCTAATTTTTGTGCAGTTGCTCTAGCTTTAAATGATTTAGG GTATAAAGCATTAGGTATTAGACTGGACTCTGGTGACCTTGCTTACCAGTCATGTGAGGCTCGAAAATTCTTTCAGGCAATTGAAAAGGAATTCGGAGTGCCAGATTTTGGAAGGACAAGTATTACTGCAAGTAATGACCTGAATGAAGAAACTTTAGATGCTTTAAACAAACAG GGTCACGAAGTTGATGCATTTGGAATTGGAACACATTTGGTCACATGCTATGCTCAACCCGCCCTAGGCGTTGTCTTCAAATTGGTTGAAATAAATAACCAGCCACGCATCAAGCTTTCGGAAGATGTTTCAAAG GTCTCAATTCCATGCAAAAAAAGATGTTACAGGTTATATGGGAAGGAAGGTTATCCTCTTGTGGACATTATGACAGGGGAAAGTGAACCATCGCCAAAG GTAGGTGAGCGTATATTGTGTCGCCATCCTTTTAATGAATCCAAGAGAGCATATGTGGTGCCACAGCGTGTAGAAGAGCTTATGAAGTGTTATTGGCCTGGTAGATCAG GAAAAGATAGAGAAGAGTTACCACCTATTAATCTGATTAGAGAACGATGCATTAAACAATTGGAGCAGATGCGACCTGACCACATGAGAAGGTTGAACCCAACACCATATAAG GTGAGTGTAAGTGCAAAATTATACGACTTCATACATTTCCTGTGGCTCAATGAAGCACCTGTGGGAGAGTTGCAGTGA